One genomic region from Ammospiza caudacuta isolate bAmmCau1 chromosome 1, bAmmCau1.pri, whole genome shotgun sequence encodes:
- the IRX1 gene encoding iroquois-class homeodomain protein IRX-1, whose product MLKCCCRRLCARAPEMSFPQLGYPQYLSASQAVYGSDRPGVLAAAAAAAAAAAAASGRPAGAELGSGSAAVTSVLGMYASPYSAPNYSAFLPYTADLGLFSQMGSQYELKDNPGVHPATFAAHTAPAYYPYGQFQYGDPGRPKNATRESTSTLKAWLNEHRKNPYPTKGEKIMLAIITKMTLTQVSTWFANARRRLKKENKVTWGSRSKDQEDANLFGSDNEGDPEKNEDDEEIDLESIDIDKIDENDGEQSNEEEEEKPELLRQSSEEEHLEKEKDLALSGSEGLKPKDTLAMVKEASDNSTRIISPGGPNNLQMPSHSKPKIWSLAETATSPDGALKSSPPPPPPPQVNHTSPQIQHPAFLPSHGLYTCQIGKFHNWTNGAFLTQSSLLNVRSFLGVNHHHAAHHNHHLQAQQQSSVLTATLGALSSDKPSERTSPKHIERENVPRTDSPPQPLKSPFQPVRDNSLAQQEGTPRILTALPSA is encoded by the exons CCGGGGTGctggccgccgccgccgcagccgccgccgccgccgctgccgcctcGGGCCGGCCCGCGGGCGCCGAGCTGGGCAGCGGCTCGGCCGCTGTCACCTCGGTGCTGGGCATGTACGCCAGCCCCTACAGCGCCCCCAACTACAGCGCCTTCCTGCCCTACACCGCCGACCTCGGCCTCTTCTCCCAAATG GGCTCCCAGTACGAGCTGAAAGATAATCCGGGTGTCCACCCTGCTACCTttgctgcccacactgccccCGCCTATTATCCCTACGGACAATTCCAATACGGGGACCCGGGGCGGCCCAAGAATGCCACCCGGGAGAGCACCAGCACCCTCAAGGCCTGGCTCAACGAGCACCGCAAGAACCCCTACCCCACCAAGGGCGAGAAGATCATGCTGGCCATCATCACCAAGATGACCCTCACCCAGGTCTCCACCTGGTTCGCCAACGCCCGCCGGCGGCTCAAGAAGGAGAACAAGGTGACCTGGGGCTCCAGGAGTAAGGACCAAGAAGATGCAAATCTCTTCGGGAGTGACAATGAGGGGGACCCCGAGAAGAATGAAGATGATGAGGAAATTGACCTGGAGAGCATAGATATAGATAAAATCGATGAGAATGATGGGGAGCAGAGcaatgaggaagaggaggagaagccTGAGCTCCTGAGACAAAGCAGCGAAGAGGAGCActtggaaaaggagaaggatttGGCACTGTCAGGGTCTGAAGGGCTGAAACCCAAAGACACGCTGGCCATGGTGAAGGAGGCCTCTGACAATAGCACGAGAATCATCAGTCCTGGGGGACCGAACAATTTACAGATGCCATCTCACAGCAAACCCAAGATTTGGTCTTTGGCAGAGACAGCAACGAGTCCTGATGGTGCCCTGAAATCTTCTCCTCCTCCGCCCCCTCCTCCCCAGGTTAACCACACTTCTCCTCAGATTCAGCACCCCGCTTTTCTCCCTAGCCATGGACTCTACACATGCCAGATTGGCAAATTTCACAACTGGACAAATGGGGCTTTCCTCACTCAGAGTTCCCTTCTAAACGTGAGGTCCTTTTTGGGAGTAAATCACCACCATGCTGCTCATCACAATCACCACCTCCAGGCCCAGCAACAATCTTCTGTTTTAACAGCAACCCTGGGAGCACTAAGCAGCGACAAACCTTCAGAGAGGACCAGTCCCAAACACATAG aaagagaaaatgtaCCAAGAACTGACTCCCCACCCCAGCCGCTAAAATCGCCCTTCCAGCCTGTCCGTGACAA CTCTTTGGCTCAGCAAGAGGGAACACCGAGAATTTTAACAGCTCTCCCTTCTGCTTGA